Proteins co-encoded in one Oncorhynchus keta strain PuntledgeMale-10-30-2019 chromosome 36, Oket_V2, whole genome shotgun sequence genomic window:
- the LOC118369761 gene encoding pleckstrin homology domain-containing family A member 1-like isoform X1 codes for MPYVDRQNRICGFLDIEENESSGKFLRRYFILDTQPGSLVWYMDNPQNLPISADCVGSLKLTYISKVSDATKQRPKAEYCFVINAGMRKFFLQANDQQDLVDWVNALNKATKITVPKSYDGQHNVETQKALLDNLGPKKQVSYRTDIIGGVPIITQMQQERGEGQEGSERELLQRSHNQLPYFLGRPTQDKTVIKSGYCVKQGAVMRNWKRRYFLLEENSMSYFKSDLEKDPLRIIPLKEVHKVQECKQSDIMMRDNLFEVVTTSRTFYIQADSPEEMHSWIKAVSGAIVALRGPGRSAATMRQARRLSNPCIQRYTARIGECSTRSTVAVPPLPHSTAATRGPPSLARPYLQCHPTQSALLSRAAHARSLAWDSEHFMSLLPRPSHARLSLQETRLSK; via the exons ATGCCTTACGTGGATCGGCAGAACCGGATCTGTGGCTTCCTGGACATCGAGGAAAACGAGAGCAGTGGGAAGTTCCTGCGTCGCTATTTCATCCTGGACACCCAACCGGGCAGCCTGGTGTGGTACATGGACAACCCTCAG AACCTGCCCATCAGTGCGGACTGTGTTGGCTCACTCAAACTCACCTACATCTCCAAG GTCAGCGACGCCACTAAGCAGAGACCCAAGGCAGAGTATTGCTTCG TCATCAACGCTGGCATGAGGAAATTCTTCCTCCAGGCCAATGATCAGCAGGACCTGGTGGACTGGGTGAACGCTCTCAATAAGGCCACCAAAATCACT GTGCCAAAGTCCTATGATGGCCAACATAATGTGGAGACCCAGAAAGCCCTTCTGGACAACCTGGGACCCAAGAAGCAGGTCTCCTACAGGACTGACATCATCGGGGGAGTTCCCATCATAACTCAGATGCAG CAGGAAAGGGGCGAGGGCCAGGAGGGTTCCGAGCGAGAGTTGCTGCAGAGATCCCACAACCAGCTGCCATACTTCCTGGGCAGGCCGACCCAAGACAAGACTGTAATCAAGTCTGGCTATTGTGTGAAGCAGGGAGCTGTG ATGAGGAATTGGAAAAGGAGATATTTCTTACTGGAGGAGAACTCAATGAGTTACTTCAAATCAGACCTG gagaAGGACCCTCTGAGAATTATTCCATTGAAGGAGGTCCACAAAGTTCAGGAGTGCAAACAGAG TGACATCATGATGAGGGATAATCTCTTTGAGGTTGTCACCACTTCTAGGACCTTTTACATTCAG gCTGACAGTCCAGAGGAGATGCACAGCTGGATCAAGGCTGTCTCTGGGGCCATCGTAGCCCTGCGGGGACCTGGGAGATCTGCAGCCACA ATGCGGCAAGCCAGACGGCTGTCGAACCCCTGTATACAGAGGTATACGGCCCGAATCGGGGAGTGCAGCAC cAGGAGTACTGTGGCTGTTCCTCCTCTTCCACATTCTACAGCAGCCACCCGGGGCCCCCCGTCCCTCGCTCGCCCATATCTGCAGTGCCACCCTACCCAGAGTGCCCTGCTGTCGCGGGCGGCGCACGCCCGGAGCCTGGCGTGGGACAGCGAGCATTTCATGAGCCTCCTGCCACGACCCAGCCACGCCCGACTGTCACTGCAGGAGACACGCCTGTCCAAGTGA
- the LOC118369761 gene encoding pleckstrin homology domain-containing family A member 1-like isoform X3, with translation MPYVDRQNRICGFLDIEENESSGKFLRRYFILDTQPGSLVWYMDNPQNLPISADCVGSLKLTYISKVSDATKQRPKAEYCFVINAGMRKFFLQANDQQDLVDWVNALNKATKITVPKSYDGQHNVETQKALLDNLGPKKQVSYRTDIIGGVPIITQMQQERGEGQEGSERELLQRSHNQLPYFLGRPTQDKTVIKSGYCVKQGAVMRNWKRRYFLLEENSMSYFKSDLEKDPLRIIPLKEVHKVQECKQSDIMMRDNLFEVVTTSRTFYIQADSPEEMHSWIKAVSGAIVALRGPGRSAATMRQARRLSNPCIQRYTARIGECSTSTVAVPPLPHSTAATRGPPSLARPYLQCHPTQSALLSRAAHARSLAWDSEHFMSLLPRPSHARLSLQETRLSK, from the exons ATGCCTTACGTGGATCGGCAGAACCGGATCTGTGGCTTCCTGGACATCGAGGAAAACGAGAGCAGTGGGAAGTTCCTGCGTCGCTATTTCATCCTGGACACCCAACCGGGCAGCCTGGTGTGGTACATGGACAACCCTCAG AACCTGCCCATCAGTGCGGACTGTGTTGGCTCACTCAAACTCACCTACATCTCCAAG GTCAGCGACGCCACTAAGCAGAGACCCAAGGCAGAGTATTGCTTCG TCATCAACGCTGGCATGAGGAAATTCTTCCTCCAGGCCAATGATCAGCAGGACCTGGTGGACTGGGTGAACGCTCTCAATAAGGCCACCAAAATCACT GTGCCAAAGTCCTATGATGGCCAACATAATGTGGAGACCCAGAAAGCCCTTCTGGACAACCTGGGACCCAAGAAGCAGGTCTCCTACAGGACTGACATCATCGGGGGAGTTCCCATCATAACTCAGATGCAG CAGGAAAGGGGCGAGGGCCAGGAGGGTTCCGAGCGAGAGTTGCTGCAGAGATCCCACAACCAGCTGCCATACTTCCTGGGCAGGCCGACCCAAGACAAGACTGTAATCAAGTCTGGCTATTGTGTGAAGCAGGGAGCTGTG ATGAGGAATTGGAAAAGGAGATATTTCTTACTGGAGGAGAACTCAATGAGTTACTTCAAATCAGACCTG gagaAGGACCCTCTGAGAATTATTCCATTGAAGGAGGTCCACAAAGTTCAGGAGTGCAAACAGAG TGACATCATGATGAGGGATAATCTCTTTGAGGTTGTCACCACTTCTAGGACCTTTTACATTCAG gCTGACAGTCCAGAGGAGATGCACAGCTGGATCAAGGCTGTCTCTGGGGCCATCGTAGCCCTGCGGGGACCTGGGAGATCTGCAGCCACA ATGCGGCAAGCCAGACGGCTGTCGAACCCCTGTATACAGAGGTATACGGCCCGAATCGGGGAGTGCAGCAC GAGTACTGTGGCTGTTCCTCCTCTTCCACATTCTACAGCAGCCACCCGGGGCCCCCCGTCCCTCGCTCGCCCATATCTGCAGTGCCACCCTACCCAGAGTGCCCTGCTGTCGCGGGCGGCGCACGCCCGGAGCCTGGCGTGGGACAGCGAGCATTTCATGAGCCTCCTGCCACGACCCAGCCACGCCCGACTGTCACTGCAGGAGACACGCCTGTCCAAGTGA
- the LOC118369761 gene encoding pleckstrin homology domain-containing family A member 1-like isoform X2, with the protein MPYVDRQNRICGFLDIEENESSGKFLRRYFILDTQPGSLVWYMDNPQNLPISADCVGSLKLTYISKVSDATKQRPKAEYCFVINAGMRKFFLQANDQQDLVDWVNALNKATKITVPKSYDGQHNVETQKALLDNLGPKKQVSYRTDIIGGVPIITQMQERGEGQEGSERELLQRSHNQLPYFLGRPTQDKTVIKSGYCVKQGAVMRNWKRRYFLLEENSMSYFKSDLEKDPLRIIPLKEVHKVQECKQSDIMMRDNLFEVVTTSRTFYIQADSPEEMHSWIKAVSGAIVALRGPGRSAATMRQARRLSNPCIQRYTARIGECSTRSTVAVPPLPHSTAATRGPPSLARPYLQCHPTQSALLSRAAHARSLAWDSEHFMSLLPRPSHARLSLQETRLSK; encoded by the exons ATGCCTTACGTGGATCGGCAGAACCGGATCTGTGGCTTCCTGGACATCGAGGAAAACGAGAGCAGTGGGAAGTTCCTGCGTCGCTATTTCATCCTGGACACCCAACCGGGCAGCCTGGTGTGGTACATGGACAACCCTCAG AACCTGCCCATCAGTGCGGACTGTGTTGGCTCACTCAAACTCACCTACATCTCCAAG GTCAGCGACGCCACTAAGCAGAGACCCAAGGCAGAGTATTGCTTCG TCATCAACGCTGGCATGAGGAAATTCTTCCTCCAGGCCAATGATCAGCAGGACCTGGTGGACTGGGTGAACGCTCTCAATAAGGCCACCAAAATCACT GTGCCAAAGTCCTATGATGGCCAACATAATGTGGAGACCCAGAAAGCCCTTCTGGACAACCTGGGACCCAAGAAGCAGGTCTCCTACAGGACTGACATCATCGGGGGAGTTCCCATCATAACTCAGATGCAG GAAAGGGGCGAGGGCCAGGAGGGTTCCGAGCGAGAGTTGCTGCAGAGATCCCACAACCAGCTGCCATACTTCCTGGGCAGGCCGACCCAAGACAAGACTGTAATCAAGTCTGGCTATTGTGTGAAGCAGGGAGCTGTG ATGAGGAATTGGAAAAGGAGATATTTCTTACTGGAGGAGAACTCAATGAGTTACTTCAAATCAGACCTG gagaAGGACCCTCTGAGAATTATTCCATTGAAGGAGGTCCACAAAGTTCAGGAGTGCAAACAGAG TGACATCATGATGAGGGATAATCTCTTTGAGGTTGTCACCACTTCTAGGACCTTTTACATTCAG gCTGACAGTCCAGAGGAGATGCACAGCTGGATCAAGGCTGTCTCTGGGGCCATCGTAGCCCTGCGGGGACCTGGGAGATCTGCAGCCACA ATGCGGCAAGCCAGACGGCTGTCGAACCCCTGTATACAGAGGTATACGGCCCGAATCGGGGAGTGCAGCAC cAGGAGTACTGTGGCTGTTCCTCCTCTTCCACATTCTACAGCAGCCACCCGGGGCCCCCCGTCCCTCGCTCGCCCATATCTGCAGTGCCACCCTACCCAGAGTGCCCTGCTGTCGCGGGCGGCGCACGCCCGGAGCCTGGCGTGGGACAGCGAGCATTTCATGAGCCTCCTGCCACGACCCAGCCACGCCCGACTGTCACTGCAGGAGACACGCCTGTCCAAGTGA
- the LOC118369761 gene encoding pleckstrin homology domain-containing family A member 1-like isoform X4: MPYVDRQNRICGFLDIEENESSGKFLRRYFILDTQPGSLVWYMDNPQNLPISADCVGSLKLTYISKVSDATKQRPKAEYCFVINAGMRKFFLQANDQQDLVDWVNALNKATKITVPKSYDGQHNVETQKALLDNLGPKKQVSYRTDIIGGVPIITQMQQERGEGQEGSERELLQRSHNQLPYFLGRPTQDKTVIKSGYCVKQGAVMRNWKRRYFLLEENSMSYFKSDLEKDPLRIIPLKEVHKVQECKQSDIMMRDNLFEVVTTSRTFYIQADSPEEMHSWIKAVSGAIVALRGPGRSAATQEYCGCSSSSTFYSSHPGPPVPRSPISAVPPYPECPAVAGGARPEPGVGQRAFHEPPATTQPRPTVTAGDTPVQVTAATTL; encoded by the exons ATGCCTTACGTGGATCGGCAGAACCGGATCTGTGGCTTCCTGGACATCGAGGAAAACGAGAGCAGTGGGAAGTTCCTGCGTCGCTATTTCATCCTGGACACCCAACCGGGCAGCCTGGTGTGGTACATGGACAACCCTCAG AACCTGCCCATCAGTGCGGACTGTGTTGGCTCACTCAAACTCACCTACATCTCCAAG GTCAGCGACGCCACTAAGCAGAGACCCAAGGCAGAGTATTGCTTCG TCATCAACGCTGGCATGAGGAAATTCTTCCTCCAGGCCAATGATCAGCAGGACCTGGTGGACTGGGTGAACGCTCTCAATAAGGCCACCAAAATCACT GTGCCAAAGTCCTATGATGGCCAACATAATGTGGAGACCCAGAAAGCCCTTCTGGACAACCTGGGACCCAAGAAGCAGGTCTCCTACAGGACTGACATCATCGGGGGAGTTCCCATCATAACTCAGATGCAG CAGGAAAGGGGCGAGGGCCAGGAGGGTTCCGAGCGAGAGTTGCTGCAGAGATCCCACAACCAGCTGCCATACTTCCTGGGCAGGCCGACCCAAGACAAGACTGTAATCAAGTCTGGCTATTGTGTGAAGCAGGGAGCTGTG ATGAGGAATTGGAAAAGGAGATATTTCTTACTGGAGGAGAACTCAATGAGTTACTTCAAATCAGACCTG gagaAGGACCCTCTGAGAATTATTCCATTGAAGGAGGTCCACAAAGTTCAGGAGTGCAAACAGAG TGACATCATGATGAGGGATAATCTCTTTGAGGTTGTCACCACTTCTAGGACCTTTTACATTCAG gCTGACAGTCCAGAGGAGATGCACAGCTGGATCAAGGCTGTCTCTGGGGCCATCGTAGCCCTGCGGGGACCTGGGAGATCTGCAGCCACA cAGGAGTACTGTGGCTGTTCCTCCTCTTCCACATTCTACAGCAGCCACCCGGGGCCCCCCGTCCCTCGCTCGCCCATATCTGCAGTGCCACCCTACCCAGAGTGCCCTGCTGTCGCGGGCGGCGCACGCCCGGAGCCTGGCGTGGGACAGCGAGCATTTCATGAGCCTCCTGCCACGACCCAGCCACGCCCGACTGTCACTGCAGGAGACACGCCTGTCCAAGTGACTGCTGCCACCAcactttaa
- the LOC118369761 gene encoding pleckstrin homology domain-containing family A member 1-like isoform X5 encodes MPYVDRQNRICGFLDIEENESSGKFLRRYFILDTQPGSLVWYMDNPQNLPISADCVGSLKLTYISKVSDATKQRPKAEYCFVINAGMRKFFLQANDQQDLVDWVNALNKATKITVPKSYDGQHNVETQKALLDNLGPKKQVSYRTDIIGGVPIITQMQQERGEGQEGSERELLQRSHNQLPYFLGRPTQDKTVIKSGYCVKQGAVMRNWKRRYFLLEENSMSYFKSDLEKDPLRIIPLKEVHKVQECKQSDIMMRDNLFEVVTTSRTFYIQADSPEEMHSWIKAVSGAIVALRGPGRSAATEYCGCSSSSTFYSSHPGPPVPRSPISAVPPYPECPAVAGGARPEPGVGQRAFHEPPATTQPRPTVTAGDTPVQVTAATTL; translated from the exons ATGCCTTACGTGGATCGGCAGAACCGGATCTGTGGCTTCCTGGACATCGAGGAAAACGAGAGCAGTGGGAAGTTCCTGCGTCGCTATTTCATCCTGGACACCCAACCGGGCAGCCTGGTGTGGTACATGGACAACCCTCAG AACCTGCCCATCAGTGCGGACTGTGTTGGCTCACTCAAACTCACCTACATCTCCAAG GTCAGCGACGCCACTAAGCAGAGACCCAAGGCAGAGTATTGCTTCG TCATCAACGCTGGCATGAGGAAATTCTTCCTCCAGGCCAATGATCAGCAGGACCTGGTGGACTGGGTGAACGCTCTCAATAAGGCCACCAAAATCACT GTGCCAAAGTCCTATGATGGCCAACATAATGTGGAGACCCAGAAAGCCCTTCTGGACAACCTGGGACCCAAGAAGCAGGTCTCCTACAGGACTGACATCATCGGGGGAGTTCCCATCATAACTCAGATGCAG CAGGAAAGGGGCGAGGGCCAGGAGGGTTCCGAGCGAGAGTTGCTGCAGAGATCCCACAACCAGCTGCCATACTTCCTGGGCAGGCCGACCCAAGACAAGACTGTAATCAAGTCTGGCTATTGTGTGAAGCAGGGAGCTGTG ATGAGGAATTGGAAAAGGAGATATTTCTTACTGGAGGAGAACTCAATGAGTTACTTCAAATCAGACCTG gagaAGGACCCTCTGAGAATTATTCCATTGAAGGAGGTCCACAAAGTTCAGGAGTGCAAACAGAG TGACATCATGATGAGGGATAATCTCTTTGAGGTTGTCACCACTTCTAGGACCTTTTACATTCAG gCTGACAGTCCAGAGGAGATGCACAGCTGGATCAAGGCTGTCTCTGGGGCCATCGTAGCCCTGCGGGGACCTGGGAGATCTGCAGCCACA GAGTACTGTGGCTGTTCCTCCTCTTCCACATTCTACAGCAGCCACCCGGGGCCCCCCGTCCCTCGCTCGCCCATATCTGCAGTGCCACCCTACCCAGAGTGCCCTGCTGTCGCGGGCGGCGCACGCCCGGAGCCTGGCGTGGGACAGCGAGCATTTCATGAGCCTCCTGCCACGACCCAGCCACGCCCGACTGTCACTGCAGGAGACACGCCTGTCCAAGTGACTGCTGCCACCAcactttaa